One genomic segment of Impatiens glandulifera chromosome 6, dImpGla2.1, whole genome shotgun sequence includes these proteins:
- the LOC124941204 gene encoding putative disease resistance protein RGA1: MADVALISGLLSNLAPLIQDEFSLVWSFKEEVQKLSSTLSAINAVLKDAERKTVREKDEQTEDWLRKLKDVAYEVRDIMDECTYADLRLEVKRRNASSSTLIQVTNSITRPFISTRTRRKVGHKIKDVQKKLDQISLERQKLNFLESVPDSKIDKLTSSSRETISLSSCNQVYGRDKEKKQIIDILVNNTSGACVDKTLSVLPIVGIGGLGKTTLAQTVFNDQEITKHFETKIWVCVSDEFDIKLVMKAILEEKAEARSEELQRKVREKLNGKRYLLVLDDVWNEEVEAWRRLRSILDCGSNGAFVLTTTRKGNVAEIMGTIQPFELSSLSQDDCWLLFEECAKPKLPNFINIGKEISRKCKGVPLVTNVLGSQLRFNCDEKEWCRIKDSEIWEISQNENLILSILRLSYYDLPYHLRRCFVFCAIFSKDAEIEKERLIQLWMAHGLIPTVKNQEVEDIGNTIWNELCRRSFFQDEKFDWSRNEICKMHDLMHDLSESVMKDECYTLDVNNSSGGLKRDIRHLTVRVGEFVKNSFCSLKKIGGLQSLMLHGRYVEGNVREKICLSVLKELSTLRVLELRCNSKYQHLEYVGCLKHLRYLDISYNVQITILPDSICDLLNLQTLKLNGCFKLESLPRNTKDLISLRHIYLEGCDGLKYMPRGMEQLKNLKTLSLFVIGMKEKDGQLDELKELDIRGTLKLKNLGRVSDASIARGVGMAKKTSINELELDWTSVDEVDESKSTRDEKIGEALEVSTARLKKLKMSGYKGVNPPKWVNNVNTIASSSVDNEMIVLFPLLEQLEIWSMKNLRELVSPSCTRAFPNLCKIEIWYCPKLGALPPHLKALKDVTVIGECSDELLYSILNLNGTLTRLKLHNNDVEHLVNNNMNGIEVVLFPLLEILSIGNMENLRELVSPTIPSAGAFPNLSRLMIHDCPKLGALPLHLKSLKHVRIEGECSDELLYSISNLSALTSLSLRYMNERSVLFGAGYKALMFDDEIPSTSSSSNNNSEAQLGGRVRSTFQSLQFLGIIGCKKLRRLFDEGMISKISGCQNKHFINSLTQLDISYCPELMISVEEFVGNLNINNNSLQHLIIRSCPKLVSSEEADDVIALLRSLRTRLGPENFHLYSIGRGIEEREEESIKSDNLKE, encoded by the exons ATGGCGGATGTAGCTCTAATCAGTGGATTGCTTTCAAACTTGGCACCTCTGATTCAGGATGAATTCTCGTTGGTTTGGAGTTTTAAGGAGGAGGTTCAAAAGCTATCGAGCACTCTATCTGCAATTAATGCCGTACTCAAAGATGCTGAGCGAAAGACTGTGCGGGAAAAGGACGAACAAACGGAAGATTGGTTGCGTAAACTGAAAGATGTGGCGTACGAGGTTCGAGACATCATGGATGAGTGCACCTATGCAGATCTTCGTCTTGAAGTCAAGAGGCGTAATGCCTCCTCTTCAACCCTGATCCAGGTAACCAACTCAATAACCCGTCCTTTTATCAGTACTAGGACACGTCGAAAAGTTGGTCACAAAATTAAGGATGTTCAAAAGAAGCTtgaccaaatttctttagagCGCCAAAAGTTAAATTTCCTTGAATCTGTTCCTGACTCAAAAATAGACAAGCTTACTAGTAGTTCGCGTGAAACCATCTCTCTTTCTAGTTGTAATCAAGTTTATGGGAGAGATAAGGAAAAGAAACAGATTATTGATATTCTGGTCAATAATACATCTGGTGCTTGTGTGGATAAAACACTATCTGTTTTACCCATTGTTGGAATTGGGGGTCTTGGTAAAACAACACTCGCCCAAACTGTCTTCAACGACCAGGAGATTACTAAGCATTTTGAAACCAAAATCTGGGTTTGTGTTTCTGATGAGTTTGACATTAAATTGGTGATGAAAGCCATCTTAGAAGAAAAGGCGGAAGCACGCTCAGAAGAATTGCAGAGAAAAGTTAGAGAAAAATTGAACGGGAAAAGATATTTGCTTGTATTGGATGATGTTTGGAATGAAGAGGTTGAGGCATGGAGGAGGTTGAGATCTATATTGGATTGTGGATCAAATGGTGCATTTGTCCTTACAACGACACGTAAAGGAAATGTGGCAGAAATCATGGGAACAATTCAACCTTTTGAATTATCCTCGCTCTCTCAAGATGATTGTTGGTTATTATTCGAAGAATGCGCAAAACCAAAACTTccaaactttattaatattggTAAAGAAATAAGTAGAAAATGTAAGGGTGTTCCCTTAGTTACCAATGTCTTGGGAAGCCAATTGCGATTCAATTGTGACGAAAAGGAATGGTGCAGAATAAAAGATAGTGAGATATGGGAGATTtcacaaaatgaaaatttaatctTGTCAATTCTAAGATTGAGTTATTATGATCTCCCTTATCATTTGAGAAGATGTTTTGTGTTTTGTGCTATATTTTCCAAGGATGCTGAAATTGAAAAGGAGAGATTAATTCAATTGTGGATGGCCCATGGTTTAATTCCTACCGTTAAAAACCAAGAAGTGGAAGATATTGGGAATACAATTTGGAATGAGTTGTGTCGGAGATCCTTTTTTCAAGACGAGAAATTCGATTGGTCTAGAAATGAAATATGTAAGATGCACGATCTTATGCACGATCTTTCCGAATCTGTTATGAAAGATGAATGTTATACGTTGGATGTTAATAACTCAAGTGGTGGTTTAAAACGAGATATCCGTCATCTAACGGTAAGGGTGGGTGAATTTGTCAAAAATTCATTTTGTTCTCTTAAGAAAATTGGAGGGTTGCAATCACTAATGCTCCATGGCAGATATGTTGAAGGAAATGTCAGAGAGAAGATTTGTTTGAGTGTCTTGAAGGAACTTTCGACTTTACGTGTCCTTGAACTGAGGTGTAATAGCAAATATCAACATTTAGAATATGTGGGATGTCTAAAACATCTTAGATACTTGGACATTTCCTATAACGTTCAGATAACAATATTACCTGATAGTATTTGTGATCTCTTGAACTTACAGACTTTGAAACTCAATGGGTGTTTTAAGCTTGAAAGTTTGCCCAGAAATACGAAAGACCTTATTAGTCTGCGGCATATTTATTTGGAGGGCTGTGATGGATTAAAATATATGCCGAGAGGGATGGAACAATTGAAAAATCTGAAGACATTAAGCTTGTTTGTGATAGGCATGAAGGAGAAAGACGGTCAACTAGATGAATTAAAAGAATTGGATATCCGTGGAACATTGAAATTGAAGAATCTTGGAAGAGTTAGTGATGCATCTATTGCAAGAGGGGTAGGTATGGCTAAAAAGACGAGTATCAATGAATTGGAGTTGGATTGGACATCTGTTGATGAAGTTGATGAGAGCAAGAGTACTAGAGAtgagaaaattggtgaagctctAGAGGTTTCAACTGCAAGGCtgaagaaattgaaaatgaGTGGTTACAAAGGTGTGAATCCCCCTAAATGGGTGAACAATGTGAATACGATTGCTAGTAGCAGCGTTGACAATGAAATGATAGTACTATTCCCTTTGTTAGAGCAATTGGAGATTTGGAGTATGAAGAATTTGAGGGAATTGGTGTCACCTAGCTGTACTAGAGCATTCCCTAATTTATGCAAGATTGAGATATGGTATTGCCCAAAGTTAGGGGCCTTGCCACCGCATCTCAAAGCACTCAAAGATGTAACTGTTATTGGTGAATGTTCGGATGAATTGTTATATAGCATCTTGAATCTTAATGGTACTCTCACTCGTCTCAAACTTCATAATAATGATGTGGAGCATCTAGTGAACAACAACATGAATGGAATTGAAGTAGTGTTATTCCCTTTGCTAGAGATACTTAGTATTGGTAACATGGAGAATTTGAGGGAATTGGTGTCTCCTACTATTCCTAGTGCCGGAGCATTCCCTAATCTATCCAGGTTGATGATACATGATTGTCCAAAGCTAGGGGCCTTGCCACTGCATCTCAAATCACTCAAACATGTACGTATTGAGGGTGAATGTTCGGATGAGTTGTTATATAGCATCTCAAATCTTAGTGCTCTCACTAGTCTCTCTCTTCGTTATATGAATGAAAGAAGTGTTTTATTTGGAGCTGGTTATAAGGCATTAATGTTTGATGATGAGATaccatcaacatcatcatcgtcAAATAATAATAGTGAAGCACAATTAGGAGGAAGAGTACGCTCAACTTTCCAATCTCTTCAATTTCTGGGTATTATAGGGTGTAAGAAGTTAAGGCGTTTGTTTGATGAGGGAATGATATCAAAGATTAGTGGCTGCCAGAACAAACACTTCATCAACTCTCTCACGCAATTGGATATTAGTTATTGTCCGGAGTTGATGATATCAGTTGAGGAATTTGTTGGAAAcctcaatattaataataattcactaCAGCATTTGATTATTAGAAGTTGTCCTAAGTTGGTGTCATCAGAAGAAGCGGACGATGTTATCGCACTCCTGCGTTCCCTTCGAACCAGACTTGGTCCTGAGAACTTCCATTTATATTCTATTGGAAGAGGAatagaagaaagagaagaagagtCAATTAAAAG TGATAACCTAAAGGAGTAG
- the LOC124942891 gene encoding ankyrin repeat-containing protein ITN1-like translates to MVAVPVFKIFFIANAIALFTSLAVVLVQITIVRGEIKSERRVVEVINKLMWLASVCTTVAFMSSSYIVVGRHHRWAAIVVTCVGSFIMVSVLGSMTYYVCKSKRYRKIRKREKLSKNGGMNSWRHSDLSDSDHVNPIYAI, encoded by the coding sequence ATGGTAGCCGTCCCTGTTTTCAAGATATTCTTCATCGCGAACGCGATCGCGCTTTTCACGTCGCTGGCGGTTGTTCTCGTGCAGATTACGATTGTTCGGGGTGAGATAAAGTCGGAGAGAAGGGTGGTTGAAGTGATTAATAAGTTGATGTGGTTGGCGTCGGTTTGTACGACGGTTGCGTTTATGTCGTCGTCTTATATTGTTGTGGGGCGTCATCATAGGTGGGCTGCTATTGTGGTTACTTGTGTTGGAAGTTTTATCATGGTTAGTGTGCTTGGTTCGATGACTTATTATGTTTGTAAATCGAAAAGGTATCGAAAGATTAGGAAGAGGGAAAAGTTGTCGAAGAATGGTGGAATGAATTCGTGGAGGCACTCGGATTTGTCGGATTCTGATCATGTAAATCCAATTTATGctatttga